In the Vanessa atalanta chromosome 24, ilVanAtal1.2, whole genome shotgun sequence genome, GTTgaacgtttaatttaatctcgtaaaatgacaattttattgaaagaaccaacttaaataaactaaaatatatttatgcttaGGAAGCGACAAAAGCTCTGGTTTGGCTCCGTTCTAGAAAGTCGAATGATGCTTTAATACAGGAagaaataaacacaattaaaagaGAACAGAAAAATGATGAAGGAAAAGGAAAATAtctcatgaaaaatatttgtaagtataatgttgtcttagattttcgcgattattacacattgaaataaaactagtctttaacggatttaatcgcgtgtATGTTAACAGTAATGTTTTGTAttggtgagtttttttttttaattataaatgaaatctgAGGTCTTGATtacctactttataaatattgtttatgttctCCAACCTGGGTTAAATGCGGATTAATTGTAGGTTTAATTGTTCGTAATGTTCTATAAAATTAGCAGTAGCTTTTAGAACTGTTACAATACAAACGATCTGAGTTGACCGAGTGACAAGATTTTAAGCCTCGTTAGACTTGTAACTAGTTTATAAAGATCAGCTTATGTAGACCTCGAGGTCATGTATTCGAACTCAAATTGGCGTATTCATTAAACCTTTAAAAGAAAGTACTGCAAGTGATGAAAATTTGTCTAGATTTCTGTTAATACCTAGGTATTATCATGAATGAACatatttcatatcaaatttgaatggatatattaaaagtaaaaatggaACTCCTCCTCGAATtagtaattactataaaaaaaaattaatagcgtAAGTTTTGAAGTTGACAGCGTTACCACTCCTGAGTCTCCGACTGCACGTAAAGCCTTCGCCGATCATGAAAGTGACGAAATAGAGTCTGTATTTGCGTTACATTATGCTTGTGCATCCACTTGAGTAATACCTTATTATCTTAACTGCAATTGCTTCGCGGACTTTTtccctttaatttttttttctcggtGTAATGAATATTACAGCCATGTCTATGGACGCTTGAtgttaattaagatttaattaatcattctttTTCAGTAACTGACAAGATACTATTCAGAGCCTTCCAAATATCGCTAGTAGCAGCTCTGGCTAGGGAGTTATGTGGTGCTGTACCTGTCTTGAATTTTGCTGGGGACATCTTCTCTTTAGCCTCAGATGTAACAGGACTTGTTCTCAGTCCAAATCAGCAGGCCATGGTTTTGGGCGTGGTGCAACTGTGTGGTGCGACCATGGCTTCTGGTATCGTTGAGAGGTGCGGTAGACGGGTATGTACCTACTTTTATTACGTCTCCTTTATATCTCAAATTCACTCCCGATTAAAATGTATCTTATGAGTTCTGATAAAAGTACTTTAGTAGTTTCAAATATTGATCACAAATTATGATGTAGTTTCTAAAGATTTTTTGCATGTAGTGTCTTGCTTATAAAGTCAGACACAGAGGTTAACCCACATCGGTCGAATATAAAAGTTGAAATCAACATGAAGGCTAGTTAACTTTAGGCTAGTCAAGTTAGATTGCTCGTGAACTGCCTCCCTATTTTCCTCTTCAAATTTCTTCCTTTTTTTGGTATTAGGTTCAAGTTTACGTGTTTGTTTTCAGCCTCTTCTTTTCATAACATGCATCGTATCTGGAATCAGTATGTGTATTCTCGCCACCTGGTTCCTTCTCAATGAGATTAACATCGCTGTACCAGCGTGGATTCCTGTGTTGACACTATGTCTGTGCATCTTCTGTGACGCGGCTGGACTGATGCCCATATCTGTGATCATTGCTGGAGAGACTTTCTCTTTTAAGGTAAAGTAATGAGATAAGTTTAAGGTGTGATGTAtccaccgaccatagacaaaCATAGGTGTCGTAAGAAAGATAAGCCATTACTTTCATCGTCAATGTGACACCAAGCCctagaactaagatgttatatctcttgtgtctccagctacactggctcaatcgCTCTTCAAACCGGCCAATGAtcttaagtattgttgtttggtagtAATAAGTGGATGGATGGATCTTAGACTAGCTTAAACAAAGACGTATCACCTTTCATTAAGTTTGAAGTATATATTAACGACTGTCTTTTTATCATGATCACCAttctatttttagtaattaaattttaataagcttattctcattagcagcccgtaaatgtcccactgctgggataaaagcTTATTCTCACTTCAACGATATGAAtcacattatcaaaaacatagATCTCCAATTTTATGATTTCAGTACCGTGGAACAGTATTGGCGACTACAATGGCAATAGCATCAGTGGCTGACTTCTTCCAGCTCTTATTCTTCAAACCTTTATCAAAGTCCATAGGAATATATGCAGCGTTTTACTTCTTCGGAGCGATGTGCTTGATCACCGCGTTATACGTAATTTTTGTTGTACCAGAAACTAGGAATAGGCAGCTTGAAGAAATTTACTATGATTTAAGAACTAAAAAGGAGAAAAGGGAATTGCCGAAGCAGGCGAATGGAGCGACGTACTAAGTGATTTGATTGCTTGAAGACTTAACAAAGTCGTGTAACAAATTTCACATCgttacgtttaataataattaataatctgtactaataaacGAGTCGACGTTGTTTTTTAATGCCTGGGAAATCTGCTAAGCTAAATATCAATTGCGTTTAGAAGAagatttagtaaattatattaaataagtagttGAGCTTTGCAGTGAGACTTCAAGTTTAGGAGAATTTACATGACAATATGAATTCCATGTTTAACagattttactttacttatatCAAGCttcgataaaaataagtaatctaCTGAATTATGTCGCTGCTGAGCTATTAATTGCCTCGCAAAAATCGACAGCAAATTGCttaaacaaaaatcataatattcagAACAATTTAAATCGTTACAATTTATCCAAGATATCAAtatcttaagtttttttatatttcattatataacaacatttgttacaaaatatatggcttatgtaacaaattataacaaGCGCTTGAAGTGATCCATCGTGTGcctcgttattttttttaagaaaaaaatagttaaaaaaaaatagtatagaaatttatattttatattgatttgacatttaatatgaGGTTCGCGTCCTaactatcttaataaaaaaatggactgttgaaaataaattgtctgATTACTTGTTGGTTCAATTCATCATATTgttgtgatttaaatttaaaaaaaaaatcagccgTCAACGCGGGTGGATACTAGtctcatataatttataagtattgataatatatagatagatttaaACTAAGGATATAAATAGTTGTGCGGTATGATTACAAGTAAACTAAGCGTTTCACTAGTGCTAACACCTTTTGAGATTGGTGACAGTACCTACACGTGCTTCTCATGTGATTCAAATAAGAATAGGACAGTCCTCACGTCATatcgtgaaaaaaataattataacaggtATAAcacctttttaaatttataataaaaaaaaaaattatgcctgtgcaattttttttttttttcaagtagcTCTTTTCGAATGACGCTTGGCAGATCCCCGTTATCTGGGGTCATCGACTTTTCTATTCTTAATTCAAAcgcattgtatttaattttttttaatcgccTAATTAACGCCTGTGCGTAACTTGAagcaaaaatatgtatatttgacaCTGCtgtaaaataactattacaGAATAAtgcttgtaaataaattactttaagtaattattatgcttttttttgttctgaatactttttttggtttatttataaaaatctatttccaACATCGAATTAGAAGTGTTGcacattttgtaaaaaaggaATTAATCTAATTTTGGCTAAtattatgaacattttttttttatgtaaacgcAAATTGAAGCATGACAACAGTGTAGTTAGCCAGGAGAGCAGCGAAATGTAGCAGCAACATAGCGTCTACGTCAAATACACCAAAACCGTTGAGCTTCTTGTAACGAATCGCTGTTATTTTCAACACCTTCTTCGCGAATCTTTTCGTATtatctgaaatataataaaaatattacgttatactttaaatacaacatgttttcaaagaaaatttctttaattaaattttcgaaTACCGTTAAAGTTCAAATAGCCGTTGATCgattctgtaaaattaaattcgaaacTCAAAAAGTGATATACGTTCACTTTAATTACAATGATTAACATGTCTtactaaatactttatttttatgttatcggtaggcggacgagcaaatgggccatctgatggtaagtggtcaccacagacatagacatagacaatggcgctgtaagaaaaattaaccattccttacatcaccaatgcgccaccaaccttgggaactaagatgttatgtcccttgttactgtagttacactggctcactcacccttcaaaccggaacacaacaatactgagtactgttgtttggcggtagaatatctgatgagtggatggtacctacccagaccggcatgcacaaagccctactaccaagtaagtATTCCGGTCGGTTATTATGTTCTATGGAGCTTCATAACCGTAAACGTTTATTACATTGTTGTTTTTGCAGTGATAGCACTGTATCAACTCGAAAtacctaatattaaataataacctaCAAATAAAGCCAAatatatcttgtatttttttttctttaacaactTCTTAATAATCTAACATCCGTCACCGAAAGTATTCGAACCAATCGGATAATCCGAAATGATTTCGTATCCGTCATCGTATCTGTAtacggtaaaatattattcatgtatCCGTATCCACATCCAGATCTGAAATAACATTTCCATAATATCCCTgcttacaagtacttttgaatcgtcatatttgAAGGCAACCtgttaggaatgtagattctactgtaAGAATAACCAGGAACTAACGCACTGGGTTATCAATATACGAAAATATCTCCGAATGGACCGGTAAGTTGTCTTTTAAACATATACTTACTGTAGTATACGCCGATCTATAATGTCATGTTCattagtattagatttatattttatataaatatatattatctgtgtatttatgcatctgtcattaCGAGTGACACATTTcgcgaaagcgcgggaaaagaggATGTATAAAATGGCCGGGCATGAAGACGGAgtgtgcacagcgagctgatatttacatcacattttacatacattagcagcctgtaaatttcccactgctgggctaaggcctcctctccctttgaggagaaggtttgaagcatattccaccacactccTCCCATGcgttttctttgaaattagacacatgcagatttcctcacgatattttccttcaccaccgagcacgagatgaattataaacacaaattaagcacatgaaaattcagtggtgcctgcctgggtttgaacccgaaatcatcggttaagatgcaagcgttctaataTTCACTTTATCCAATTGGTAAATCGACCTTACATCTACATTACACTTACAAAACTTCGAGTCGTTCAGAAGTAAAATGGCTGCTACCCTCGCTGATGTCACACTGTTGTGTAGGCTCTCGCAGCAAACGCATAAAGTTATTTCAACTACGATTCCTTTCACTGTCCACAAGATTACGCCCACCGTGTGCGTTGTAAATATGACATCATCGatcttaaatgaaatatatatttaagaaagtaaataaaaaaacagtaattaatCTTTAGCCCATAAGTGCTTCAAGGCTTCTCTCGTATCAACTCAAATTAATAACGTGAATGTGTCGTACACACATATGCATTATGCATACAAGAAGATGTAACTGCTTGTGGTTAAGAGAGTAAGGCCTTGCTTAATTCCAAAACGCAATAACATCCATAAAAAACATCTTTGCAATTATGACAATATAACTATCAAACGGTCATAATAACCTACAAAATTACGATGAAACTTATTTAGGTATAAGTAAGGTtcatcgttaaaatatattcagttaGACCAAATGTTTCTTACTGTCTCATTCCGAAGCCACTCAATCCATATTTTGATATAAGCCAATGATTGCAAGAATTCCATTGAGAAATGATTGAAAatctgtaaattaataaattaaacattttaaaatacctatataatactCAATGCTTTAAAAAAACCCATTTATTTCTGGTTCTAGAATCTTCGAGAAGACCGCGGCTAAGATAACGACAAAGAGAGACCGcgaagacaaaattaaaaatttaaacacggCTTTAcagctaatataatatacactcaaataattaatcaatcagTCCTCAAAATCCATGATTTAGTATGAGCAatcattataaacaatatacgaAATGAAACAAGATAGGTCATTAAATTACCGCTAATTTCGATGTCTTTTCCATAATCATAAttgtgtcaaatatattttcgaatacTTTCAACAGAACGTCCTCATGCGTATCTTCTTTGATTGAATACAACTTCCCAAATCTTTTGTCTTGAATCATTGGAATCCAGCGATTGATTTTCATtcccaaaaaataaataatatccgcaatataaaatatttctaaatcgaATATTAgagttagtaatataaatagtcCTCGCGTATGAAACCAAAGCGGATCTATGCACATCTTAGTACATATAATAAGCGCGTACAGAATGAACAGTGTCATAATTTGTGACCAAACCAAGTTTTTCAGAATTCTCATCTCTCGAATATTATACAGGATGATATTGATACGCTGAAGATTTGTCATGACATCGACGTGATCCTGGCTTTTAACGATATTCGATATGCTATGTAAGGCGTGGTTGATGGCATATAATGCATATGccatgtaataaatatacaacatcAATGTCGATcccaataattgaaataatgtcATGAGTGTACAGGTGAGCAaagatatcattattatatttccgAATAAAACCGCGACCATATCGCGTTTTGTGGTTATCGAAACGCTATTtccattcaatttaaattttctcatACAAAACGGTACGGTTATCATGTGAATACTTTTAAAGATACTCATTATATCTTTGTCGAACATGTTTGCACGTGTTTTATAATGGCTGATGTTTTTGCGACTGAACACtgtcgataaaattaattagattttattgtgTTAAGTGATAAGTCTATTACTTAAAATGCACTTAAGTCATTTATTAGTTGTTTATTGATGACAACGATGactaatactatttaatataagtgtGGAACGCTAAATATGTTGACAAGTTAGGAGTCGGTGCCGctgcggaaaaagctgaagcaaaaaaaatatctaaatattcgcgtcttatgtcaaattacttttttgtcccatttgctgtcgaaacactttctccttggagtagtagtgctaAAAGCTTCATCGAAATTATAACACCTTATTGCccccactggtgacaggaggactAGTTCGgagaggatcggaattgtgattcaacggggaaatgctgctagcatttttgCCACCTAACCACGCtatcaaaatttatacaataactatttttaattcatatttgtatatattatgttatatattataatatggacTCAATGTTAATATAAGTCATGTTAATAAACGCCACGCGGCGGTGTCAATCGTCACCTACATAAATACGATTAGGTAGGTATTTGTTGCATTACAATCAAATCGGCGGATTACCCTTTCTCGGAGCAAACCAGCACAAAAGTATAAACAATTTAGCAAAAACATAGTACATATCGCCATTATCTACTCACTACatcgattatttatatacgataCACACGcgatattaatgttaatattatttattgtacaccagtaacttaaaatatagttttttttggaataaacataaaaaacaaaagaagaaagaaataatataaatgatgtaGGTACAATGGgtggacttatggctaattagctgtctcttccagacaacccaacaCCTTACCCGTAGTACaaagtgataaaaaaataacagtaaagcTTGGATGACAAATCATTTCACTCAGTGGTcacatttaacataaaatgtaaagtaaatagATAAgcgataaaatattagtttttctttattggacattgaattacataaaaacatgcaggttttctcacgattttTCCTTAGTGagtttataaattagtataatttacgccatgaaagagccgagatggcccagtggttagaacgcgtgcatcttaaccgaggatttcgggttcaaacccaggcaggcaccactgaaatttcatgtgcttaatttgtgtttataattcatctcgtgctcggcggtgaaggaaaacatcgtgaggaaacctgcatgtgtctaatttcaccgaaattctgccacatgtgtattccgccaacccgcattggagcagcgtggtggaaaatgctccaaaccttctcctcaaagggagaggaggcctttagcccagcagtgggacatttacgggctgctaatgctaatgctacgcCATGAAATTTTATCATACGATTGTTATTGAAAGTGTAAATGATTATTAGCGcaccttttattatatttgagcaTTGACGACGCCTTACTATAAATACCCTTTAGCGATGAGCGTGTTTgctatgattataaaattaaacaaattatatagtaatattaaatacatttatttaaaatataacttttacaatatatacataaataaacaaagctaTATATCCGATACCTACAacctagttttttttaaaacaacgaTCGGATAACATTCGGATTGTATATCAcacactaaaattttatatgtcgtatatacaatattattcgtCGAATGAATCCAATTTTACTAAAGCCTATCGTAATATAAATGTGTTCAAGGCACCTGGTAATTGAAATCTTACTTAACTACATAAACTACCCAAAAGCGATAACATTATGCACgtataaatatctatacatataataaaattggagcgtctgtttgttatattaaaataaccgcttctTACTAAATGCGTATgcatgtatacacggtacatataccaaaatatatttttttacaatttttgtctgtctgtctgtctgttccagttaatctctggaacggcaggaccgattttgacgggactttcactggcagacagctgatgtaataaggagttacttaggttacttttatttgagaatcatacataaattaaatgtctAAATACTATCCAGTACCGCGTGCAGCCCTCACGCAGCCGTCACGCCGGGTTcctcccaccaacgacttaatatcacaaaagctgccaaatacagaattaatatgttatagtaAAATCGGCGAACTGAACAATAggcatttttttgttaaattcaagcGCACACGAAGTCACGGGCACATACAGttatgcaatataaatatatttgagctTCAAGAATcgcttaaaatttataacgtcTATCACTGACATAAAAATACCTGCAAGAGATCGGCCTTTCAGCGATATGAAAGAGATTCTCATTTATATCGCGAGAATCACAAGAGCTAT is a window encoding:
- the LOC125073447 gene encoding facilitated trehalose transporter Tret1-like, which produces MKRIFYNVFREGSQVNQIICAFLICIPIYGYGTCIGWMSPMTVLLQSEKSPKGVPLTDNEISWMASLPYLICVPGTYLVAWLGDKYGRKNALLFMSAINAIIWILKLCSMNIWVFIVARILVGIVMAGSCVTCPTYIKEISDDNIRGALGCWGALFFTTGSLSAYIIGDMLSYEVILIVFLAVPLIHFVVFLIMPESPSFLIKKEKDQEATKALVWLRSRKSNDALIQEEINTIKREQKNDEGKGKYLMKNILTDKILFRAFQISLVAALARELCGAVPVLNFAGDIFSLASDVTGLVLSPNQQAMVLGVVQLCGATMASGIVERCGRRPLLFITCIVSGISMCILATWFLLNEINIAVPAWIPVLTLCLCIFCDAAGLMPISVIIAGETFSFKYRGTVLATTMAIASVADFFQLLFFKPLSKSIGIYAAFYFFGAMCLITALYVIFVVPETRNRQLEEIYYDLRTKKEKRELPKQANGATY